The nucleotide sequence GCGATTGGCAGAGAGAGCATGCTATCCCCAAACAACAGTTGTATGAACAAATATATGTATTATAAAAAAAGACTTGCATAAAACATAGCAAACGTTATATATCAAAAGATATATAAAGGAGTGCTTATGCCACCAAAAGTAAGAATCACAGAACAAGCTATTGTGGATGCTGCAATCCAGATTATTCGTGAAAAAGGAGAAGGGGCTCTTAATGCACGAGCTGTCGCCAAGGCACTTGGATGTTCCGTACAGCCGGTATTTCATAACTTCCCCTCGATGGAGCATCTCAGAGAGGCTGTGTATCAAAAGGTTGATTCCCTTTTCGAGGAGCAGTTGCTCCAAGGCTTGGGAAAAAACGCGATACCCTTTCTTGGAATGGGGCACTCATACATCGATTTCGCCAGGAGAGAGAAACACCTGTTCAGGTTGTTGTTCATGTCGGATGGATTTCGAGGAAAACAAGTCATTGACCTGGCAGCAGATGATGCAAATAAACCGATCATACGCATTATCTCCCAAATGACGCAACTCACAGAGAAACAATCAGAACAAATATTCCTGGGTATTTGGCTCATGGTGCATGGTATTGCCTCAATGCTGGCCACCAATGAGTGCAGTCTGGAAGATGCACAGATTTCACAGCTTCTAAAGCATACGTTTACAGGTTTGAAAAATGAATACGGTAAAGAAGGAACAGGAAATGAATGAAGGTAAAGACAAAACGGTAGTACGACGCGCACTTCTCTGGATATTGGTCTACATTGTATTAGTGAATATCGGGGATGAGCTTGGGAGGCAAACAGGTATGGGAAGTCTCATCACTGCATTGATACTACTCTGTTTTTCGGGAGTGCTACTGAAAACCCATCGGCTGCAAGACCTCTTGCTGCGATTGCCAGAGCGAAATGTCTACGCAAGTGTATGGTATTTTATACCACTCCTGATACTTGCACTCATCCAGTGGCTTGTAGGCCTGGAAGCTACCTTGGGTTTTTCGGATATCCTGGTTGCTGCCTTATTGATGATTGCAGTAGGGTTTATTGAGGAAGTGCTCTTTCGTGGATTGCTTTTTCTGGCAATAGAAAAACATGCAAACACAAAGCGGGCTATCATCATAAGTGGTGTTACCTTTGGTTTTGGCCATATTGTAAACTTACTGAGGGGCTACAGCAGTACTGAACTACTCTCCCAGATAGCAGTAGCAATAGCTGTAGGAATACTGCTTGCTCTTCTCGTGGCAAAGACACGAAGCATTATTCCTGGTGCAATTTTCCATGCCCTG is from uncultured Sphaerochaeta sp. and encodes:
- a CDS encoding CPBP family intramembrane glutamic endopeptidase; protein product: MNEGKDKTVVRRALLWILVYIVLVNIGDELGRQTGMGSLITALILLCFSGVLLKTHRLQDLLLRLPERNVYASVWYFIPLLILALIQWLVGLEATLGFSDILVAALLMIAVGFIEEVLFRGLLFLAIEKHANTKRAIIISGVTFGFGHIVNLLRGYSSTELLSQIAVAIAVGILLALLVAKTRSIIPGAIFHALFNFSGTVTNQEAELQAMLLVLILVISVLYCIIISRKSSKGVVVAG
- a CDS encoding TetR/AcrR family transcriptional regulator gives rise to the protein MPPKVRITEQAIVDAAIQIIREKGEGALNARAVAKALGCSVQPVFHNFPSMEHLREAVYQKVDSLFEEQLLQGLGKNAIPFLGMGHSYIDFARREKHLFRLLFMSDGFRGKQVIDLAADDANKPIIRIISQMTQLTEKQSEQIFLGIWLMVHGIASMLATNECSLEDAQISQLLKHTFTGLKNEYGKEGTGNE